In one Terriglobales bacterium genomic region, the following are encoded:
- the queD gene encoding 6-carboxytetrahydropterin synthase QueD has protein sequence MYEVTVEDSFAAGHYLRNYRGKCENPHGHNYKVQITLQGKELDHAGLLLDFKELKLVMKPVIDRLDHRMINDVAPFTTLNPSAENLAKFFFDETNVTLRTSTSGRVSVKEVTIWETDTTTARYSE, from the coding sequence ATGTACGAAGTTACTGTTGAAGATAGCTTTGCCGCGGGACACTACCTGCGCAATTACCGTGGGAAGTGCGAGAACCCGCACGGCCACAATTACAAAGTCCAGATTACGCTGCAAGGGAAAGAACTCGATCATGCTGGCCTGCTCCTCGATTTCAAGGAACTCAAGCTGGTCATGAAGCCAGTGATCGACCGCCTCGACCATCGCATGATTAACGACGTTGCGCCCTTCACCACGCTCAATCCATCGGCTGAGAATCTGGCTAAGTTTTTCTTCGACGAAACCAATGTCACTCTCAGGACTTCAACCTCAGGTCGCGTTAGCGTGAAGGAAGTGACGATTTGGGAAACGGATACGACGACGGCGAGATATTCGGAATAA